A stretch of Paludisphaera borealis DNA encodes these proteins:
- a CDS encoding MgtC/SapB family protein gives MSTHVEWYEVVLRLALTVAAGAIVGVNRGEHGRAAGLRTTMLVCLAASVSMIQVNLMLATAGRASSSFVMLDLMRLPLGILTGMGFIGGGAILKRGDVVLGVTTAATLWFVTILGLCFGGGQLVLGVAALAIGMLVLTSLKRWESHMLQDHRGVLSLTSSLSGPTEDEVRGDIVGQGFSIKSSEVCYDKADERWMLRCELKWRARASEPRRIPVREWSERPGVVKVEWTALELPEALR, from the coding sequence ATGTCCACGCATGTTGAATGGTATGAGGTCGTCTTGCGGCTGGCGCTCACCGTCGCGGCTGGCGCGATCGTCGGGGTGAACCGTGGCGAGCATGGGCGGGCGGCGGGGCTCCGGACGACGATGCTGGTCTGCCTGGCCGCCTCGGTGTCGATGATCCAGGTCAACCTGATGCTGGCGACCGCGGGGAGGGCGTCCAGCTCTTTTGTGATGCTCGACTTGATGCGACTGCCGCTCGGCATTTTGACTGGCATGGGATTCATCGGCGGCGGGGCGATCCTCAAGCGGGGCGACGTCGTCCTGGGCGTTACGACGGCCGCCACGCTCTGGTTTGTGACCATCCTCGGACTTTGCTTCGGCGGCGGCCAACTCGTTCTGGGCGTCGCCGCGCTGGCGATCGGAATGTTGGTGCTGACGAGCCTCAAGCGATGGGAGTCGCACATGCTTCAGGATCACCGGGGTGTTCTGTCGTTGACGTCGTCGCTGAGCGGGCCGACCGAGGACGAGGTCCGCGGCGACATTGTCGGCCAGGGGTTCTCGATCAAGTCCTCGGAGGTTTGTTACGACAAGGCCGACGAACGCTGGATGCTTCGCTGCGAGCTGAAGTGGCGGGCGCGGGCGTCGGAACCGCGACGGATTCCCGTGAGAGAATGGTCCGAGCGCCCGGGAGTCGTGAAGGTCGAGTGGACGGCTCTCGAATTGCCGGAGGCGTTGCGGTAG